TATGTCTATGCATGTTagagaagtaggttctgtgataaaATTGACTGTTGTTGGATGGGTGGATATTATTtgtttgtgtatatattgtcTGGAAATATTTGTTTGTGTTATTTATAGGTATTAAAAATTTTGGGTTTACACTTTTTAagctgttatgctgccgaaattttagtagagaaaatgtaaaattaattgaatgtttaaatgaaataaaattgaaattgaaattgaaaatatgtaattaaaaagttagtaaaaataatacttttttttttaaaaaaaaaatattttcaatgtaaataataaataattaggaaaatatttaattatgaaatgtaacatatatttttaaatataataaaatgatattattagttttaataagttactaattttaatttaattaataaattattaaaaattaataaatgattgacaaaaaaattaaagaatgtaatatataattgaaaatataataaagtggtattaaaattttttaaaaagtgagtacttttaatttaaataaaaaataattaaaaaataataaaaataaaaaaaatgtaatgtataatttaaaatataataaagtgatattataaatttgaaaaagtttgtaattttaatttaaataataaattattaaaaaaataataaaagtgaaatatgtaacatataatttaaaatataataaagtgatattataaatttgaaaaaattagtaattttaatttaaataataaattattaaaaaaataataaaagtgaaaaatgtaacatataatttgaaatataataaagtaatattataaattttaagaagtttttaattttaatttaaataataaaggattaaaaaaaataataaaaatgaaaaaaatgtaatatataatttaaaatataataaagtgatattataaatttaaaaaatttgtaattttaattttaataataaaagtgaaaatgtaataaagtgatattataatAAGTATAAATGAGCATAAGATATTGTAAAGTATATGATAAGATAttgtaaaatagcataaaattaaatttgtattatcttttcttgatctctttagttatacaccaaagataggatttaacaattgtatttgtattatcacatagtgataatttttttatttttttttttattttacacatGCACGAAATACCTTAGACCCGTTTGGAGAGGCTGAGTCAGTAAGGACTCTTAAATACGCTTCTCCAAATTATCCAGGACTGTTTGTCCACATGGATAGTTTGGGCTTGTTTTATACTTATAGTATGATCTAttgcttatttgattatttcattagTAGATATTTTGGTACAATGTCTTCTTACACGTTCTTGTAAGTCGGCAAACTTAATTACTACAAGTTTGCTAACTTATAAGAACTGTAGGGaggtgctgccgaaatttttacaaaaatgaaataatcttaAGAGCGTAGATTGTACTATATGTATATTACAAACCTGAATGGGATAGGTTCTTTACCCTTTTAGTAATGGAGtgaaaaggtggattaggacacttgcacattttgttgtttgtttttaaattttttttgttaattacttCATAGTGGAAGATGCCTACAACCGAAGTTGGATGAAGGCGCACCGGCGCTCTGCAGAGTTTCGAAGTGGCGTTGAGGAGTTCGTTGCGGTAGCAACGAACCACGTGAATTCTGACGGATTAGCTCGATGCCCATGCATGCGGTGTTTGAATGTGAATTTCCACACACCTGCAACTATAAGGGTTCATTTATTTCTCAGCGGGATCCAACCTTCGTACAACCCCTGGTATTTCCACGGGGAGACTTTCTCTCAGCCCGCAGATGAACTTCCTGAAAATGACGAAGAGGAAATGGCAGATGTGTTGGCGAACATGTTAAGAGGGGACCCTGAGTTTAACGAATCTGCTAACACGACTGATTCTTTCAATGAACCCCCTATCAACGACAACAATAAGTTTGATGACTTGTTTAAGGAGATGGAGGCTGAGTTATATCCAGGTTGCAAAAAATCAGCCCTCAATGCACTGGTAAAGCTTATGCACTGCAAGGTTTTGAATAGGTGGAGTAACCACTCTTTCGATATGTTGCTGTCCATCTTGATTGATCTATTTCCGgaggggacaaaattaccgaAGTCGCATTATGAGTCGAATATGCGATTGCGcaatctaggtttaggttacgACTCAATAGATGTGTGCAAGTATAATTGTGCTATTTTCTGGAAGGAGAATGAGAAGGAGTTTTGCCCTGTATGTGGCAAATCACGATGGGTGAAGAGAAAGGGTAAGGGGAAAAAAGTTCCTCACAAAGTTATGCGTTACTTCCCACTCACACCTAGACTAAAACGATTATATTGCTCAAGACACACTGCAGAGGATATGCGTTGGCATTACTCGCAGAGACCAAAAGAAGACGGTGTGCTTAGGCATCCTGCGGATGCTGAAGAATGGAGGCAGTTTGACCGCCTTCATCCGTCTTTTACTGTTGAACCTAGAAATGTCAGACTGGGATTGGCGACTGacggttttaatccatttggcaacatgagcaACTCTTACAGCCTGTGGCCAGTTATTTGTGTCCCATATAATTTGCCACCGTGGAAGTGTATGAGTGCTGAATCGTTGTTGTTGACCTTATTAATTCCAGGTTCATCATCTCCTGGGAAAGACATAGATGTATTCATGAGACCGTTAATTGATGAACTGAAACAGTTGTGGGAGACGGGTGTTGAAACCCGAGATGCCTACAAAGGAACTGTGTTTTCAATGCGTGCGGCAGTGTTGTGGACAATAAATGATTTTCCTGCTTATGCTCTAATGTCTAGTTGGAGCACAAAAGGGTATATGGCGTGTCCCACTTGCAATGAACACACTCCTTCTATTGGCCTAAATAGTAAGATTGGATATGTTGGCCACAGACGTTTTCTCGAAATGAGTGATCCGAGAAGGAGAAGCAAAAAGTACAATGGTAAGACTGAGAAGAGAGCACCACCTCCTGTATTGACGGGGGATGATATTTTAACTCAATTAGACCGAATTCCATTGACTTTCCCTAGAAAACACAAACAGTTCGGGGGTGTGAAACGGAAGCGTTCTAGTGAAGAGCTCAATTGgtctaaaaaaagtattttttttgagCTTCAGTACTGGAAGTCAAAGTCATTACGACATAATCTTGATGTAATGCACATTGAGAAAAATGTGTGTGACAGCTTAGTAGGTACTCTTCTAAGTA
This region of Cannabis sativa cultivar Pink pepper isolate KNU-18-1 chromosome 7, ASM2916894v1, whole genome shotgun sequence genomic DNA includes:
- the LOC133039626 gene encoding uncharacterized protein LOC133039626, whose amino-acid sequence is MKAHRRSAEFRSGVEEFVAVATNHVNSDGLARCPCMRCLNVNFHTPATIRVHLFLSGIQPSYNPWYFHGETFSQPADELPENDEEEMADVLANMLRGDPEFNESANTTDSFNEPPINDNNKFDDLFKEMEAELYPGCKKSALNALVKLMHCKVLNRWSNHSFDMLLSILIDLFPEGTKLPKSHYESNMRLRNLGLGYDSIDVCKYNCAIFWKENEKEFCPVCGKSRWVKRKGKGKKVPHKVMRYFPLTPRLKRLYCSRHTAEDMRWHYSQRPKEDGVLRHPADAEEWRQFDRLHPSFTVEPRNVRLGLATDGFNPFGNMSNSYSLWPVICVPYNLPPWKCMSAESLLLTLLIPGSSSPGKDIDVFMRPLIDELKQLWETGVETRDAYKGTVFSMRAAVLWTINDFPAYALMSSWSTKGYMACPTCNEHTPSIGLNSKIGYVGHRRFLEMSDPRRRSKKYNGKTEKRAPPPVLTGDDILTQLDRIPLTFPRKHKQFGGVKRKRSSEELNWSKKSIFFELQYWKSKSLRHNLDVMHIEKNVCDSLVGTLLSIDGKSKDTDKARMDLQELQIRRELWLYEDRNGKWKKPPASYTLSVQERIEFADFIKSVRFPDGFAANLDKNVNLDTRKISGLKSHDCHVLLQRLLPAGIRKFLKKEIRDTIIELCVYFKQLCSRTLNVSDLEKMQTNILTILCK